The Pseudomonas putida nucleotide sequence GCTGCGGTGGTGGCAGTGCCAGGGGTAGCTGATGTGGCGCTGGCACGTATGAAGCGCGACACCGCAAAGCCGACCGCAACGCTACCGGCAAGGAACAGCGCCGGGTTCTCACGGGCAAGCTGGGCGCCCCGTTGCAGCAGGCTTTCAGCGCTTTCATGGCGCACCTGCTCGGCAAACTCGCCCACGCATTGCGCCGCTTGGCTCAGGTAGTGCGACAGGCCGAGGCTATCATTGCCTTCCAGCGCGGACGCCGCCGAGCGGGCCCCCTCTTTCAGTGAATCAAGCTGATCGGCTGCAGTGTCGCGGTAGTGTTCGAACTGCTCGGTGCCCTTCTGCCTGGCGTCGCCGAGCAGCGCGCCGGCTTCATCGGTGATGGTATGCACATGATCCTGGGTGCTGCCAGGTGGCGATGTCGAGATGTGATCGGTGTTTTCCATCGTTACGCCCTCGAAGGTAATCGGTTTTTGGCGAATGCCGCTTTGCAAGGCATTCAATCGAGGGACGCAGGCGAAGCAGCGGGAGTTCAGCGCATGTGATCTGTGACCTTTGCCTGTTGATCCAAATAACACGGCAAGCTCAACTGTCGTCGCGGCAACCTTGGCAAAGGCTTTGCTGACGCGCCGCTCGCGCCCCCGGATGGAACAGTTTCACCATCGCCACGACCTAAGCGGGGTAACCTGGCCAAAAGGAGTGCACCATGATCGACCCCGACCATCCCGACCCTTACGTCGATGAGATTCCCCACAACCCAGGCGAGCCTGTGCCCACGCCTGAACCGGAACAAGAGGCGCCGGACTGGCCAAAAGGTCAGGTGCCACCGGAAGAACAGTCCGACGGTTGACACCGCCCCTCTTGATTTTCCTTGCCCAGGGTCGACGGGTGAAATCCGATCGACCTATGGCGCCATCTGAACATCCCATGAGAACGACCTGCATAACGACCCAGGCAACCGGGAGGCACGCCGCTCATGAATGACCGCATTATTGCCCTGTTCACCGACACCACACTGTTCGGTATCTCCATCCTCAATCTGCTGCTGGCCCTGGCGGTGGCCATCGGGACCTTCCTGGTCGCCCGCGCCGCCATCGGCTTCCTGCTGCACCGTATCCGCCGCTGGTCCGAACACGACGGTGTGTTCAGCCAGGTGCTGGCCAAGGTGCTGTCTGGCACCAGCAATTGCCTGCTGTTGCTCGCCTCGCTGCTGGTGGGCCTGAGCATGCTCGATCTGCCGGAGCGCTGGCTGACCCGGGTCGGCAGCCTGTGGTTCGTGGTCGCCGCCCTGCAGATCGGGTTGTGGGCCAACCGCGCCATCGGACTGGGGCTGAATCGCTACTTCGCCCGCCATCGCGCCGACGGCCTGAACCAGGGCAGCGCACTCGCAACCCTGTCGGCCTGGGGCGCACGGGTGTTGCTGTGGTCGGTGGTGCTGCTGGCAATGCTGTCCAACCTGGGCGTGAACATCACCGCCTTCGTCGCCAGTCTGGGCGTCGGCGGTATTGCCGTGGCGCTGGCGGTACAGAACATCCTGGGCGATCTGTTCGCCTCGCTGTCGATCGCCGTGGACAAACCGTTCGAGGTCGGCGATTTCATTGTCATCGGGCCGCTGGCAGGCACTGTCGAGCATGTCGGCCTGAAGACCACGCGCATCCGCAGCCTCGGTGGCGAACAGATCGTCATGGCCAATGCCAGCATGATCAGCAGCACCATCCAGAACTACAAGCGCTTGCAGGAACGGCGCATCGTGTTCGAATTCGGACTTTCCTACGACACGCCGACCGACGCCGTAAAGAAAGCGCCTGCCATCGTCGAAGAGGCGATCAAGGCGCAGGAGCAGGTGCGCTTCGACCGCGCTCACCTGCGCGGGTTTGGCAAGGAAGCGCTGGAGTTCGAATGCGTGTACATCGTCAGGGACCCCGGCTACAACCTGTACATGGACATCCAGCAAGCGATCAACTTCTACTTGCTGGAGCGCTTTTCCAGGATCGGCGCCAAGTTTGCCGTACCGGTGCGGGCAATCAAGGTCACCGCATTGCCGCAGGAAGCCAGCCTGCCAGGGTCGGGCCGCGAGGGTCGGGGGATCCGAGGCGCCTGAAACGTCGAGGCCGTCCGTCGTTCTCATCGCACGGCCCCCACGCCGGCGGGCCGAATGGAAGGCGAAGAACGCAAACAGGAGATTCATCATGAAGACAATGAAGCCGCAAACATGGCTACTGGCGCTGTGCCTGGGCGCGAGCGCGCCCATCGCTCTGGCGGCAACCGACATGAACGATCAGCGCCCCCCTGGCATGCAACCGCACGACAACGGGCAAATGAATGGCCAAGGCGGTGCGACTGGCTCAGGTACGCCGGGTGATGGCATGGGCACAGGTAATGGCGGTACGGACGATAACGGCACAGACAATACCGGGGGTGATGGCACGACCAACGGCTCGGGTACCGGCTCTGGCATGGGGGGTACGGGAGGCAGCGGCACGGGCACAGGTTCTGGCACCGGCAGCGGGAGCTCCGGCGGTTCCGGTGCCGGCGGCAGCGGCTCGGGGAGCGGTGGCTCTGGAGGTTGATGAGCCGATGTGCTGCCTGACTGGCAAGGCTGATGCAACACTGCTGTGGGGGCGACCGTGTGTCGCCCTTGCAGCATTGGCCAAGTGAATCCGTCAGCGAAGGAATTGCCATGGCGACCCACACCTTGCCGCAGCCCAGCCGGGGCTCGGCCCGGCAGCGCCTGTACAGCACCGACATCCCCGCCCGCCTCGACCGCCTGCCGTGGACGCGTTTTCACACCTTGCTGGTGCTGGCCCTGGGCATCACCTGGCTGCTCGACGGCCTTGAGGTCACCCTGGCGGGCTCGGTGGAGGGTGCGCTCAAGGACAGCCCTGCACTGCACCTGAGCAATACCGAGATCGGCCTGGCAGGCGCCAGCTACATCGCCGGCGCGGTACTCGGCGCATTGTGCTTCGGCTGGCTGACCGACCGCCTGGGGCGGCGCAGGCTGTTCTTCATCACCTTGTTCCTGTACATCGGCGCCACGGCCGCAACCGCGTTCTCCTGGAGCCTGTGGAGCTTCCTGCTGTTCCGCTTTCTCACCGGCGCGGGCATCGGCGGCGAGTACACGGCGATCAACTCGACCATTCAGGAGTTTACCCCGGCGCGTTACCGCGGCTGGGTCGACCTCACCATCAATGGCACCTTCTGGATTGGCGCAGCGCTAGGCGCGGCCGGTGCCGTGATCCTGCTCGACCCGGCAGTGGCCGGTGGCGATCTGGGCTGGCGCCTGTGCTTTGGCATCGGCGCGCTGCTCGGCCTGCTGATCCTGTTCATGCGCCTGTGGATCCCGGAAAGCCCGCGCTGGCTGATGATCCACAACCAGCCGGAGCACGCCGAGCGCATCGTCGCCGACATCGAACACCACTACCATGAGCGCGGGATCGTGATCCCGCCGCTACAGGCCCCTCCCCTGCGCCTTCGCGCACGCGACCACACGCCGTTGCGCGAGGTGTTCCACAGCCTGTTCGTCGAGCATCGGCGCCGCGCCCTGGTGGGCCTGACCTTGCTCACCGCGCAGGCATTCTTCTACAACGCGATCTTCTTCACCTATGCGCTGGTGCTGACCGACTTCTACGGGGTGCCAGCGGCCAAGGTGGGCTGGTTCATCCTGCCCTTCGCGCTGGGCAACTTCTGCGGCCCGCTGCTGCTGGGCAGGCTGTTCGACGTGGTCGGCCGGCGCATCATGATCAGCTCGACCTACCTGGTCTCGGGCGTGCTGCTGGCCGTCAGCGGCTACCTGTTCCAGCAGCAGCTGATCGACGTGACCCAGCAGACCCTGGCCTGGATGGTGATCTTCTTCTTCGCCTCGGCGGCGGCCAGTTCGGCCTACCTCACCGTGGCGGAAACCTTCCCGCTGGAAATCCGCGCACTGGCCATTGCCGTGTTCTATGCCTTCGGCACCGGCCTGGGCGGCCTGATCGGGCCGACCCTGTTCGGCGCGCTGATCGAAACCGGCGAGCGCGTCAATGTGCTGTACGGTTACCTGATTGGCGCGGCGCTGATGATTATTGCAGGCCTGACTCAGGCAATCTGGGGCGTGGCGGCCGAGCGGCGTTCGCTGGAACAGGTGGCCAGGCCGCTGTCGCAGATCAGCGAACCCTGAGCGCACCGCCCGTCCATTCAATGGCACTTCGGGTTGCCCCTGCCCTTCAACCGTTCAAGTACATCACGCAGGAGTAACTGCCATGCCACGCGGCGACAAGGACAAATACACTGACAAGCAGAAACGCAAGGCCGAGCACATCGAAGAGAGCTACGAGCACAAGGGCGTTTCGAAAGATGAAGCCGAGGCGCGAGCCTGGGCCACCGTCAACAAGCAGTCCGGTGGTGGCGAGAAGTCAGGCGGCTCAGGCAGCAAGACTTCTTCTGGCGAGAAGAAGACCGCCCGCTCGGATTCGGCCAAGCGTGCAGCAAAGACGCGCGAAGGGCATGCCAGAGCATCGGATACGTCGCTGCAAAGCCAGACCAAGGAGAGCCTGCTTAAAGAGGCACGCAGCAAAGACATCAAAGGGCGGTCAAGCATGACCAAGGCAGAGCTGATTGAAGCACTGCACAAGCACCGTTGAAACAACCGCCGCAGGCACACCTGCGGCGGTGCACCCAATCAACGTTCGAGCGAGGACGCCATCTCCAGGCTCATGCCACGGGTTTCCGGGGCCAGCCAAACTGACACCACCAACCCCGCCAGGGACACCAGTGCTGCAACCAGCATTGTGTTGCCGATGCCCAGGTGCAGCAGCGAAACCGGCACCAGCCAGGTACCCGCCGCCGAACCGATGCGCGACATGGAGGAGCCCATGCCCACAGCGAATGCGCGGATTTCAGTGGGGAACAGCTCGTTCGGATACACCAGCTCCAGCACCTGGGCACCCCCGATGAACAGTGCATAGGCCCCGAACATCAACAGCACCAGGGCTTCGGAGCTGTTGGAGAACAGGCCCAGGCCCAGCAAGGCCAGGGTCGACCAGAGGAAGCTGTGGATGATCAGCGGGCGGCGCCCCAGGGTGTCGATCAGGCGCGTCGCGACGATGCAACCGACCACGAACAGCAGCGTGATCAGCACCGAGCCATACGACGCCCAGTCACCCTTCAGGTTCAGTGCCTGCAATACCACAGGCGCGAAGGAGTACACGGCAAACATCGGCACCACCGCCGAACTCCAGAACACCGCGACGAACAGCATGCGTTTGCCGTACCCCGAGCGCATCAGGTCAGCCAGCGATACCTTGTTCTCTACCGCCTGCTGCGGCATGTTGGCCAGCGAATAGGACGGCCCGTAGACCTTCTTGATGATGCGCTCTGCCTCCTCGTGGCGCCCTTTGCTGACCAGCCAGCGCGGCGACTCGGGGGTGCGCAGGCGGACGATGAACAGCAGCGCACCGAGCACCGCGGAGCTGGCCAGCACCAGGCGCCAGGCCTCATCGCCACCGCGCGCGAGGATGAAGTTGCCGACCATGTACGACAGCGCGGCGCCGGCGAACCAGAGGATGGTCAGCCCGGCCAGGCGCTGGCCACGGTGTTTTTGCGGCAGGAACTCGGTCAGCAGCGAACCTGCGACCGGGTACTCCAGGCCAACGCCCACCCCGACCAGAAAACGCAGGATGAACAGCGCGATGCCGGACTCGACCCACAGCGAGCCGAGCGAGCCGACCATGAACAGGATCGGGCCGACGAAGAACAGGCGACGGCGCCCGACCTTGTCGGTCAGCCAGCCACCGAGAAAGCCGCTGCAGAAGGTGCCGAGCATCGCCGAGGCAGCGACCATGCCCTGCCAGAACGAATCCAGCTTCAGGTAATCGGAAAACTGCACGATCACCACGCCGATGATGCTGAGGATATAACCGTCGAGAATCCAGCCACCGCCGGCGCGCACGGACATCAATTGGTGGAAGTTGTTTAATGGCGCATCTTCGATGGACAACGTTGTATTACTCACCGCGACAGCTCTCCTGTTGTATTAATTATGTCGAGTCACTGCAGACAATCAGCCAGCCGCGCGCCAGCCGCCCGCGGTTTTGCAGGCAGCCTGTTATCGAGGCAGTTTTCACTGGGCGCTTACGCGGCCCTGACGACTGAATTAGACATGTCTACCAAATGTCTACAGCTTGTCGGCGCAGGATAGACGATAGATTTGGAGAGGGTCAACGGTATGACAAATATAATTATTTACGGCGCGAACAGGCATGAAACAGGCGTGCGCGGAAGTTATGGAGTTGTAAGTTTCAAGTGTTCGCCAGGGTATTTTCAGCGCCTGTAAGATCGAGCGCCGCCCTCGCGGCGCTCGATCTTACAGGCGCTGAAAATGCCAAGGCGACCACGGCCGCTTAGCTGATCTCATTCATCCCCAGCCCGCCACTCCTTGAACTTCATGTTGGCCTTCGCACCAATAGTCAGGAAAGGTTGCGGTGGCAACTGCCTGGGTTTGTCGAAACCACTGAAGATCTCCACCAGTTCGCTGCGCACGCCCAGTGCCTGATCAGCCGCTGCAATTCCAGCGGCACTGGACTTGGACGCCCCCAGCCCATTGCAACCACAGGCCGCGAACACCCCACGATCCACCTCGCCGAACGCCGGCACGCTGTTCCAGGTCAGCGCCATCGGCCCACCCCAGCGGTACTCCATGCGCAGCCCCTTGAGGCTCGGGAAGCGCGTGAGGAACTTGCCGTCGTGCACCCGCCCGGCACTGTCCACCTGGCTGTCGCCAATGGTCAGGCTCGGGTTGTAGCTGTAGCGCCAGCGCACCAGGATGCGGTCACCGTCACCGTCGCTGATGCGGCGCACCGTGGTTCCCATCGGCAAGGCCGGGGTCGCCGCCCAGGTACGCTGGCCCGGCAGGCGCTTGGGGTCGAAGCGTTCGGTCAGCGAGGCATAAGTGAACACGTGCAGCAGCTGGCCCTTGAAGAAGCCGAAGCTCTGGGCGTGGCCGTTGTTGGCCAGGATGATCTTGCCCGCCGTGACCACACCCTTCGGCGTCTTGATCACCCAGGCGCCACCCACCTGCTTGAACGACAAGGCCGGCGTCTGCTCGTACACCCGCAGCGCACCTGCCAACGCATTGGCAAAACGCCGCACATACGCCGCCGGCTGGATCATCACCGTGCCGGGCATGAACAGGCCCGAGGTGTAGGCCGGGCTGCCGGTCACCGCGCCGATCTGGCGGGTGTCGAGCAGCTCGTAGGGTTCGCCCAGCGCGTCCAGCTGCCTGGCGTAAGACAGGATGTGCTCGTCCCCTTGCGTACCACGGGCGACACTGAAGCGGCCGCAGGTGTCGAACACCTCCTTGCTCCAGCCATGTTCCTCCGCCAGTTCGCGGCCCATGTCGATGGCCGTGCGGTACAGCGTGATGTCGCGCCTGGCGCGATCGAGCGAACCGCCGCCCAGGCCTTCGGCAGAGACCTCGTGGGGCAGGTCGATGATGAAACCCGAATTGCGCCCCGAGGCGCCCTCGCCGACGGTGCCGGCTTCGAGCAGCACCACCTTCAGAGTCGGGTCCCGGCGCGTCAGCTGGCGGGCTGCCGACAAGCCGGCAAAACCGCCACCGATGATCGCCACATCGGCGGTGACGGCGCTGTCCAGTGCGGCGTTGGCCACACGCGGTGGCAACATCTCGGTCCAACCGGAGCAGCCATGGTGGCTGGGCATTTTCGAGGCAACGTACATGCTCGCAACCCGCCCGGTCAGGAAGCCGAAGCTTCGTGGTCGATCAGCGGCACCAGTGCTTCACGCAGCGCCCCCAGCTTTTCCTCGGCCAGACGCCGCAGCGGACGGCGTGGGTTACCGGCGTCATAGCCCATGATCTGCGCACCGGCATACACCGACTGCACATAGTCACCCTGCCAGATCAGCGACATCACCGGAGCCAGGTGCTTCCAGATCTGCTGCACCTCGGCCCACCTGCCCTCGCTGGCGGCATTGGCAAGGGCCACGCAGGTCTTCGGCGCCATGTTCGCACCACCCCAAATCAGCCCTGCGGCACCTGCAAACAGCGCATAGGGCACCAGCGGGTCGGCGCCGTTCATGGTCGCCAGACCGGTGCGCGACAACGCGGCCTGGGCCGCCAGGTCGCCGCTGCTGTCCTTGACCGAAACGAAGTTGGGGATCTCGCTCAACTGCCTGAACAGCGCGGGCGTGACTTCGACACCCACGGCCTGTGGCACGTTGTAGCCAATGATCGGCAAGCCGGCCTGCGACACGGTCGAGTAGAAATCGATGATGCCCTGGTCATCGGTCGGGCCTTCGAAGAACGGCGGCAGCACCATGACGCCATCGGCACCGCAGTCCTTGGCATGGCGGGTGCGCTCGAGCACGTCCTCGACCAGCAGCGCGGAGGTCTGGGCAATCACCCGCACGCGGCCATCGATGACCTTGGCGCCGAAGGCCACCAGTTCCTTGGACTCATCCTTGCTCAGGTACACATGCATGCCAGTTCCGGAGCTGAGCACAATGCCATGCACACCGGCGGCGATGTAGCGCTCGATCAGGCTTTCGAAACGAGCAAAATCGATTTTGCCCTGCGCATCGAACGGCGTGGTGATGGCCAGGTTCACACCGGAAAACGCGAATGCAGACATGCGGTAACTCCTTATTGTTTTCGGCTGGACGGTCCAGCCACGGCATCGAGCGGTCTATTGCTCCATGGGAAAAGCCTAAGGTTTCACCCGCAGCGGTTACAGCGACATTTGCGCAGTCAATTGCCTGATTTTCGGTTATGCCATCCAGCCATGGCCACGAACACCATTGAAACTTTCCCCGAGCGTGCCAAGTCCAGACCCCTATCGAGGACAGACCGGGAGATGACAATGACAGGCACGGTAGGCGACTTTCTGGTGGAGCGCTTGTACCAATGGGGGGTGCGGCGCATCTTTGGCTACCCCGGCGATGGTATCAATGGCGTGTTCGGCGCCCTGAGCCGGGCCAACGGCAAGATAGAGTTCATTCAGGCCCGCCACGAAGAAATGGCTGCGTTCATGGCCAGCGCCCACGCCAAGTTCACGGGCGAGCTGGGCGTGTGCATCGCCACCTCCGGCCCCGGTGCCTCGCATTTGCTCACAGGCCTTTACGATGCGCGCATGGACCACCAGCCGGTGCTGGCCATCGTCGGCCAGCAGGCCCGCGCCGCGCTCGGCGGGCACTACCAGCAAGAGCTCGACCTGCTGTCGATGTTCAAGGACGTGGCCGGTGCGTTCGTCCAGCAAGCGTCCACGCCCGAGCAAGTGCGCCACCTGCTCGACCGCGCCGTGCGCACGGCCGTCGGCGAGCGCCGCGTCACCGCAATCATCCTGCCCAACGACTTGCAGGACCTGCCCTACAGCGAGCCGCCCAGAGCCCACGGTACGGTGCATTCCGGCATCGGTTACAGCAAGCCCAAGGTCGTACCGTTCGATGACGACCTGCAGCGCGCTGCCGACGTACTCAACGCCGGGCGCAAAGTCGCGATACTGGTCGGGGCCGGCGCACTGCAGGCCACCGAGCAGGTCATCGCTGTGGCCGAAAAACTCGGTGCTGGCGTTGCCAAGGCGCTGCTGGGCAAGGCAGTGTTACCTGACGATCTACCCTGGGTCACCGGCTCCATCGGCCTGCTCGGCACCGAGCCCAGCTACCAGCTGATGACCGAATGCGACACCTTGCTGATGATCGGCTCAGGCTTCCCCTATTCGGAATTTCTGCCCCAGGAAGGCCAGGCCCGAGGCGTGCAGATCGACCTGCAACCCGACATGCTCAGCCTGCGCTACCCGATGGAGGTGAATCTGGTCGGCGATGCGGCGCAAACCTTGCGCGTGCTGCTGCCACTGCTTGAACACAAGACCGACCGGCGCTGGCGCGACAAGATCGAAGGCTGGCGGGCACGCTGGGACAAGACCCTGGAAAAGCGCGCTCTGTCCAAGGCGCAGCCGATCAACCCACAGCGCGTGGTGTACGAACTGTCCCCCCAGCTGCCCGACAACGCCATTGTCAGTAGCGATTCCGGCTCCTGCGCCAACTGGTTCGCCCGCGACCTGCAGATCCGCCAGGGCATGCAATGCTCGTTGTCGGGCGGCCTGGCCAGCATGGGCGCAGCAGTGCCCTACGCAATTGCCGCCAAGTTCGCTCACCCACAGCGCGCAGTGATCGCCCTGGTCGGCGACGGCGCCATGCAGATGAGCAACCTCGCCGAGCTGATTACCGTGGCCAAGTACTGGCAGCAGTGGGACAACCCGCAATGGATCTGCGCGGTGTTCAACAACGAGGACCTCAACCAGGTCACCTGGGAGCAACGGGTGATGGAGGGGGACCCGAAGTTCGAGGCCTCGCAATCGATCCCCGATGTGCCGTACCACCTGTTCGCCATTTCCATTGGTCTGCAAGGCATTTACGTGGAACGCGAGGAGGATATCGCCGGGGCCTGGGAACGGGCACTGGCCGCGGACCGGCCGGTGCTGATCGAGTTCAAGACCGACCCTGACGTGCCGCCGCTACCGCCGCACATCAAGCTGGACCAGGCGAAGAAGTTCGCCAGCACCCTGCTGCAAGGCGACCCGAACCAGGCTGGCGTGATCGTGCAAACGGCCAAGCAGGTGCTCAGCTCGGTGCTGCCCGGCAAAAAATGACCAACCGTGAGGCTTTGCCATGCCTGCAATAATCCCAGAGGGTGTCAACGAACACCCCATACGCCTGATGATCAATGGCCAGGCCCGTTCGCTGCAGGTGCTGCCCTGGACGACGTTGCTGGACCTGCTGCGTGAACAGCTGGACCTGACGGGCACCAAGAAAGGCTGCGACCACGGCCAGTGCGGAGCATGCACAGTGTTGCGCGACGGCCGCCGGGTAAATGCCTGCCTGACCTTGGCCGTGATGTGCGACGGCGCCGAGCTGGTCACCATAGAAGGCTTGGCCAATGGCGATCAGCTGCACCCGATGCAACGCGCTTTCATCACCCATGACGCCTTCCAGTGCGGCTATTGCACGCCCGGTCAGATCTGCTCGGCCATCGGCCTGGCCAACGAAGGGCGAGCTGCCAGCCGCGAAGCCATTCGCGAGCACATGAGTGGCAACCTGTGCCGATGTGGTGCGTATGGGAATATCGTCGCAGCCGTGGAAGACGCCCTGCCGCGGATGCAGGAGGGACGCAAATGAGCCCTTTCAGCTATCACAAGGCGGCCTCTGTCAGCGAAGCCATCAGCTTGTCGGGCCCGGCGTCACGGTTCATCGCCGGCGGCACCAACCTGCTCGACCTGATGAAGGAAAACGTCGAGCGCCCGACCCAATTGATCGATATCTCGGGCCTGGCGCTTGGAGCAGTCGAAACGACTGCGACCGGCGGCTTGCGCATCGGTGCGCTGGTCAGCAATGCCGAACTCGCCTGGCACCCTCTCGTCGAGCATGACTACCCACTGCTGTCTCAAGCCATTCTGGCGGGGGCCTCGCCACAATTGAGAAACATGGCGAGTACGGGCGGCAACCTGCTGCAACGCACCCGCTGCCATTATTTCTACGATACCGGTACGCCCTGCAACAAACGCGACCCTGGCAGCGGCTGCCCGGCACGCACTGGCCTTAACCGTATCCACGCCATTCTCGGTGCCAGCCCTGCTTGCGTGGCCACGCACCCCTCGGACATGTGCGTGGCGCTGGCGGCGCTCGACGCGGTGGTGCATGTGCAGGGCCCCTCGGGTGAACGGCAGATCCCGTTGGTGAATTTCCATCGCCTGCCGGAGGACGCTCCGGAACGCGACAATCATCTGGCCGCTGGCGAACTGATCACCGCCATCGAGCTGCCACCCTCCGAATTTGCAGGGCATTGCCATTACCTGAAGATCCGCGACCGTGCTTCGTATGCCTTCGCCCTGGTCTCGGTCGCGGCTGGCCTGAAGATCGAGCAAGGCACGATCCGCAGGGCCGGGCTGGCACTTGGCGGTGTGGCGCACAAACCCTGGCGGGTGACGGCCGCCGAGCAGGCACTGAGCGGCCAGGCGCCTTCCCAGGCGCTGTTCGCGAAGGCCGCTCAGGTATTGCTGGGCGGCGCACAGCCACTTGCACATAACGCCTTCAAGGTCCCCTTGGCACATCGGGCCATCGTCCGCGCACTCAGCGAAGCCGCGTTCGGCAGCGCACAGCCTGGAGCCACATCATGAACAGCCCCACACCTGCTGTCGGCCAGCCGCTTGACCGTGTCGATGGTGTGGCGAAAGTCACCGGCCAGGCGCGCTACGCTGGCGAATACCCCGAGGCGGGATTGCTGCACGGCAGCGTCGTCTCCAGCACCATCGCGCGCGGTCAGGTGC carries:
- a CDS encoding mechanosensitive ion channel family protein; the encoded protein is MNDRIIALFTDTTLFGISILNLLLALAVAIGTFLVARAAIGFLLHRIRRWSEHDGVFSQVLAKVLSGTSNCLLLLASLLVGLSMLDLPERWLTRVGSLWFVVAALQIGLWANRAIGLGLNRYFARHRADGLNQGSALATLSAWGARVLLWSVVLLAMLSNLGVNITAFVASLGVGGIAVALAVQNILGDLFASLSIAVDKPFEVGDFIVIGPLAGTVEHVGLKTTRIRSLGGEQIVMANASMISSTIQNYKRLQERRIVFEFGLSYDTPTDAVKKAPAIVEEAIKAQEQVRFDRAHLRGFGKEALEFECVYIVRDPGYNLYMDIQQAINFYLLERFSRIGAKFAVPVRAIKVTALPQEASLPGSGREGRGIRGA
- a CDS encoding MFS transporter, with the translated sequence MATHTLPQPSRGSARQRLYSTDIPARLDRLPWTRFHTLLVLALGITWLLDGLEVTLAGSVEGALKDSPALHLSNTEIGLAGASYIAGAVLGALCFGWLTDRLGRRRLFFITLFLYIGATAATAFSWSLWSFLLFRFLTGAGIGGEYTAINSTIQEFTPARYRGWVDLTINGTFWIGAALGAAGAVILLDPAVAGGDLGWRLCFGIGALLGLLILFMRLWIPESPRWLMIHNQPEHAERIVADIEHHYHERGIVIPPLQAPPLRLRARDHTPLREVFHSLFVEHRRRALVGLTLLTAQAFFYNAIFFTYALVLTDFYGVPAAKVGWFILPFALGNFCGPLLLGRLFDVVGRRIMISSTYLVSGVLLAVSGYLFQQQLIDVTQQTLAWMVIFFFASAAASSAYLTVAETFPLEIRALAIAVFYAFGTGLGGLIGPTLFGALIETGERVNVLYGYLIGAALMIIAGLTQAIWGVAAERRSLEQVARPLSQISEP
- a CDS encoding termination factor Rho, whose translation is MPRGDKDKYTDKQKRKAEHIEESYEHKGVSKDEAEARAWATVNKQSGGGEKSGGSGSKTSSGEKKTARSDSAKRAAKTREGHARASDTSLQSQTKESLLKEARSKDIKGRSSMTKAELIEALHKHR
- a CDS encoding MFS transporter; protein product: MSNTTLSIEDAPLNNFHQLMSVRAGGGWILDGYILSIIGVVIVQFSDYLKLDSFWQGMVAASAMLGTFCSGFLGGWLTDKVGRRRLFFVGPILFMVGSLGSLWVESGIALFILRFLVGVGVGLEYPVAGSLLTEFLPQKHRGQRLAGLTILWFAGAALSYMVGNFILARGGDEAWRLVLASSAVLGALLFIVRLRTPESPRWLVSKGRHEEAERIIKKVYGPSYSLANMPQQAVENKVSLADLMRSGYGKRMLFVAVFWSSAVVPMFAVYSFAPVVLQALNLKGDWASYGSVLITLLFVVGCIVATRLIDTLGRRPLIIHSFLWSTLALLGLGLFSNSSEALVLLMFGAYALFIGGAQVLELVYPNELFPTEIRAFAVGMGSSMSRIGSAAGTWLVPVSLLHLGIGNTMLVAALVSLAGLVVSVWLAPETRGMSLEMASSLER
- a CDS encoding NAD(P)/FAD-dependent oxidoreductase, with protein sequence MYVASKMPSHHGCSGWTEMLPPRVANAALDSAVTADVAIIGGGFAGLSAARQLTRRDPTLKVVLLEAGTVGEGASGRNSGFIIDLPHEVSAEGLGGGSLDRARRDITLYRTAIDMGRELAEEHGWSKEVFDTCGRFSVARGTQGDEHILSYARQLDALGEPYELLDTRQIGAVTGSPAYTSGLFMPGTVMIQPAAYVRRFANALAGALRVYEQTPALSFKQVGGAWVIKTPKGVVTAGKIILANNGHAQSFGFFKGQLLHVFTYASLTERFDPKRLPGQRTWAATPALPMGTTVRRISDGDGDRILVRWRYSYNPSLTIGDSQVDSAGRVHDGKFLTRFPSLKGLRMEYRWGGPMALTWNSVPAFGEVDRGVFAACGCNGLGASKSSAAGIAAADQALGVRSELVEIFSGFDKPRQLPPQPFLTIGAKANMKFKEWRAGDE
- a CDS encoding dihydrodipicolinate synthase family protein; the protein is MSAFAFSGVNLAITTPFDAQGKIDFARFESLIERYIAAGVHGIVLSSGTGMHVYLSKDESKELVAFGAKVIDGRVRVIAQTSALLVEDVLERTRHAKDCGADGVMVLPPFFEGPTDDQGIIDFYSTVSQAGLPIIGYNVPQAVGVEVTPALFRQLSEIPNFVSVKDSSGDLAAQAALSRTGLATMNGADPLVPYALFAGAAGLIWGGANMAPKTCVALANAASEGRWAEVQQIWKHLAPVMSLIWQGDYVQSVYAGAQIMGYDAGNPRRPLRRLAEEKLGALREALVPLIDHEASAS
- a CDS encoding thiamine pyrophosphate-requiring protein, yielding MTGTVGDFLVERLYQWGVRRIFGYPGDGINGVFGALSRANGKIEFIQARHEEMAAFMASAHAKFTGELGVCIATSGPGASHLLTGLYDARMDHQPVLAIVGQQARAALGGHYQQELDLLSMFKDVAGAFVQQASTPEQVRHLLDRAVRTAVGERRVTAIILPNDLQDLPYSEPPRAHGTVHSGIGYSKPKVVPFDDDLQRAADVLNAGRKVAILVGAGALQATEQVIAVAEKLGAGVAKALLGKAVLPDDLPWVTGSIGLLGTEPSYQLMTECDTLLMIGSGFPYSEFLPQEGQARGVQIDLQPDMLSLRYPMEVNLVGDAAQTLRVLLPLLEHKTDRRWRDKIEGWRARWDKTLEKRALSKAQPINPQRVVYELSPQLPDNAIVSSDSGSCANWFARDLQIRQGMQCSLSGGLASMGAAVPYAIAAKFAHPQRAVIALVGDGAMQMSNLAELITVAKYWQQWDNPQWICAVFNNEDLNQVTWEQRVMEGDPKFEASQSIPDVPYHLFAISIGLQGIYVEREEDIAGAWERALAADRPVLIEFKTDPDVPPLPPHIKLDQAKKFASTLLQGDPNQAGVIVQTAKQVLSSVLPGKK
- a CDS encoding (2Fe-2S)-binding protein; its protein translation is MPAIIPEGVNEHPIRLMINGQARSLQVLPWTTLLDLLREQLDLTGTKKGCDHGQCGACTVLRDGRRVNACLTLAVMCDGAELVTIEGLANGDQLHPMQRAFITHDAFQCGYCTPGQICSAIGLANEGRAASREAIREHMSGNLCRCGAYGNIVAAVEDALPRMQEGRK